In one window of Pseudomonas benzenivorans DNA:
- a CDS encoding tyrosine-type recombinase/integrase, giving the protein MLALDLPWLADVVRAKKPQRLPVVLSIEEVRRVLAALDGELWLVCSLLYGTGMRLMEVLRLRVKDVDFSRREILIRDGKGMKDRVTMLPQRLLEPLLRHLAVVRAIRPLKNYLRWQYCVKNGLKMLIYST; this is encoded by the coding sequence GTGCTGGCGCTCGACTTGCCCTGGCTGGCCGATGTCGTGCGGGCGAAGAAGCCGCAGCGGTTGCCCGTGGTCTTGTCGATTGAGGAAGTGCGTCGAGTCCTGGCGGCGCTCGATGGCGAGCTCTGGCTGGTTTGCAGCCTGCTCTACGGCACAGGCATGCGGCTGATGGAAGTGCTGCGCTTGCGGGTCAAGGATGTGGATTTCTCGCGCCGTGAAATCCTCATACGCGATGGCAAGGGCATGAAGGATCGCGTCACTATGCTGCCGCAGCGTTTGCTGGAGCCCCTGCTTCGGCACCTGGCCGTGGTGCGAGCTATCAGACCGTTGAAAAACTACCTGCGTTGGCAATACTGCGTTAAAAACGGCCTAAAAATGCTCATTTACAGCACGTAA